In Eschrichtius robustus isolate mEscRob2 chromosome 2, mEscRob2.pri, whole genome shotgun sequence, a single window of DNA contains:
- the THG1L gene encoding probable tRNA(His) guanylyltransferase isoform X1 translates to MWAAGAVKVRRCLAATSVPLRRCLKLGAAMAKSKFEYVRDFEADDTCLAHCWVVVRLDGRNFHRFAEKHNFTKPNDSRALHLMTKCAQTVMEELEDIVIAYGQSDEYSFVFKRKSNWFKRRASKFMTHVVSQFASSYVFYWRDYFEDQPLRYPPGFDGRVVVYPSNQTLKDYLSWRQADCHINNLYNTVFWALVQQSGLTPIQAQERLQGTLTADKNEILFSEFNINYNNEPLMYRKGTVLIWQKVDEVMTKEVRLPAEMEGKKMVVTRTRTKAVPLHCDIIGDAFWKEHPEILDEDS, encoded by the exons ATGTGGGCTGCTGGCGCTGTGAAAGTTCGCCGTTGCTTGGCTGCCACTTCCGTCCCTCTGAGACGGTGCTTGAAATTGGGAGCGGCAATGGCAAAGAGCAAGTTCGAGTACGTGCGGGACTTCGAGGCTGACGACACATGCCTCGCCCACTGCTGGGTGGTGGTGCGGCTGGACGGCAGGAATTTCCATCG GTTTGCTGAGAAGCACAACTTTACAAAACCTAATGACAGCCGTGCTCTCCATCTAATGACTAAATGTGCCCAAACCGTAATGGAAGAACTGGAGGATATTGTGATTGCGTATGGACAGAGTGATGAGTACAGCTTTGTGTTCAAGCGGAAAAGCAATTGGTTTAAAAGAAGAGCCAG TAAGTTTATGACTCACGTGGTCTCCCAGTTCGCCTCCAGCTATGTGTTTTACTGGCGGGATTACTTTGAGGACCAGCCCCTCCGGTATCCCCCAGGCTTTGATGGAAGAGTCGTGGTGTATCCTAGCAACCAGACCTTAAAGGACTATCTCAGCTGGCGGCAAGCAGATT GTCACATCAATAATCTTTATAATACAGTTTTCTGGGCACTAGTACAGCAGTCTGGATTAACACCAATACAAGCCCAAGAGAGATTACAG ggAACTCTTACAGCAGACAAGAATGAGATTTTATTTTCCGAATTCAACATCAACTACAATAATGAGCCACTGATGTATAGGAAGGGAACTGTGTTGATATGGCAGAAG GTGGATGAAGTCATGACAAAAGAAGTTAGGCTGCCAgcagaaatggaaggaaaaaagatgGTGGTGACCCGGACCAGGACTAAGGCGGTGCCCTTACACTGCGATATCATTGGGGATGCTTTCTGGAAGGAACATCCAGAAATCTTAGATGAAGACAGCTGA
- the THG1L gene encoding probable tRNA(His) guanylyltransferase isoform X2 translates to MWAAGAVKVRRCLAATSVPLRRCLKLGAAMAKSKFEYVRDFEADDTCLAHCWVVVRLDGRNFHRFAEKHNFTKPNDSRALHLMTKCAQTVMEELEDIVIAYGQSDEYSFVFKRKSNWFKRRASKFMTHVVSQFASSYVFYWRDYFEDQPLRYPPGFDGRVVVYPSNQTLKDYLSWRQADCHINNLYNTVFWALVQQSGLTPIQAQERLQVDEVMTKEVRLPAEMEGKKMVVTRTRTKAVPLHCDIIGDAFWKEHPEILDEDS, encoded by the exons ATGTGGGCTGCTGGCGCTGTGAAAGTTCGCCGTTGCTTGGCTGCCACTTCCGTCCCTCTGAGACGGTGCTTGAAATTGGGAGCGGCAATGGCAAAGAGCAAGTTCGAGTACGTGCGGGACTTCGAGGCTGACGACACATGCCTCGCCCACTGCTGGGTGGTGGTGCGGCTGGACGGCAGGAATTTCCATCG GTTTGCTGAGAAGCACAACTTTACAAAACCTAATGACAGCCGTGCTCTCCATCTAATGACTAAATGTGCCCAAACCGTAATGGAAGAACTGGAGGATATTGTGATTGCGTATGGACAGAGTGATGAGTACAGCTTTGTGTTCAAGCGGAAAAGCAATTGGTTTAAAAGAAGAGCCAG TAAGTTTATGACTCACGTGGTCTCCCAGTTCGCCTCCAGCTATGTGTTTTACTGGCGGGATTACTTTGAGGACCAGCCCCTCCGGTATCCCCCAGGCTTTGATGGAAGAGTCGTGGTGTATCCTAGCAACCAGACCTTAAAGGACTATCTCAGCTGGCGGCAAGCAGATT GTCACATCAATAATCTTTATAATACAGTTTTCTGGGCACTAGTACAGCAGTCTGGATTAACACCAATACAAGCCCAAGAGAGATTACAG GTGGATGAAGTCATGACAAAAGAAGTTAGGCTGCCAgcagaaatggaaggaaaaaagatgGTGGTGACCCGGACCAGGACTAAGGCGGTGCCCTTACACTGCGATATCATTGGGGATGCTTTCTGGAAGGAACATCCAGAAATCTTAGATGAAGACAGCTGA
- the THG1L gene encoding probable tRNA(His) guanylyltransferase isoform X3, which yields MTKCAQTVMEELEDIVIAYGQSDEYSFVFKRKSNWFKRRASKFMTHVVSQFASSYVFYWRDYFEDQPLRYPPGFDGRVVVYPSNQTLKDYLSWRQADCHINNLYNTVFWALVQQSGLTPIQAQERLQGTLTADKNEILFSEFNINYNNEPLMYRKGTVLIWQKVDEVMTKEVRLPAEMEGKKMVVTRTRTKAVPLHCDIIGDAFWKEHPEILDEDS from the exons ATGACTAAATGTGCCCAAACCGTAATGGAAGAACTGGAGGATATTGTGATTGCGTATGGACAGAGTGATGAGTACAGCTTTGTGTTCAAGCGGAAAAGCAATTGGTTTAAAAGAAGAGCCAG TAAGTTTATGACTCACGTGGTCTCCCAGTTCGCCTCCAGCTATGTGTTTTACTGGCGGGATTACTTTGAGGACCAGCCCCTCCGGTATCCCCCAGGCTTTGATGGAAGAGTCGTGGTGTATCCTAGCAACCAGACCTTAAAGGACTATCTCAGCTGGCGGCAAGCAGATT GTCACATCAATAATCTTTATAATACAGTTTTCTGGGCACTAGTACAGCAGTCTGGATTAACACCAATACAAGCCCAAGAGAGATTACAG ggAACTCTTACAGCAGACAAGAATGAGATTTTATTTTCCGAATTCAACATCAACTACAATAATGAGCCACTGATGTATAGGAAGGGAACTGTGTTGATATGGCAGAAG GTGGATGAAGTCATGACAAAAGAAGTTAGGCTGCCAgcagaaatggaaggaaaaaagatgGTGGTGACCCGGACCAGGACTAAGGCGGTGCCCTTACACTGCGATATCATTGGGGATGCTTTCTGGAAGGAACATCCAGAAATCTTAGATGAAGACAGCTGA